A genome region from Gigantopelta aegis isolate Gae_Host chromosome 3, Gae_host_genome, whole genome shotgun sequence includes the following:
- the LOC121369098 gene encoding uncharacterized protein LOC121369098, producing the protein MTTAVAYPLIFSTIISGVWSMWTCAYYRNIWDQQPQYMDCLLGCCGESLYRHCCQPIGLIVGCLIAGLVLILMSIILFCCWRRQRSRRKRMGRSKYPRATISITRPAPYVATSQAPAYSKARDAGYPNDY; encoded by the exons ATGACGACAGCCGTTGCTTATCCCTTGATTTTCTCAACTATTATTTCAG GTGTGTGGAGTATGTGGACGTGTGCATATTACCGGAACATTTGGGACCAGCAGCCTCAGTACATGGATTGTCTGCTGGGATGTTGTGGAGAGAGTCTCTATAGACATTGCTGTCAGCC AATCGGGTTGATTGTCGGGTGTCTGATCGCTGGTCTCGTCCTCATTTTGATGAGCATCATTCTCTTCTGTTGCTGGCGGCGACAGCGAAGTCGACGAAAGCGAATGGGCAGAAGTAAATACCCGAGAGCTACAATCAGCATCACCAGACCAG CACCTTATGTAGCAACTTCACAAGCACCGGCCTACAGTAAGGCAAGAGATGCAGGATATCCAAATGATTACTAA